A window from Rhea pennata isolate bPtePen1 chromosome 1, bPtePen1.pri, whole genome shotgun sequence encodes these proteins:
- the MDM2 gene encoding E3 ubiquitin-protein ligase Mdm2 isoform X1: MCNTKMSSLTDASSVTVSEQEALVKPKPLLLKLLKLAGAEKDTFTMKEVIFYLGQYIMSKQLYDEKQQHIVHCANDLLGDLFGVPSFSVKEHRRVYSMISRNLVAINQQDATLVNTPEDDARFQLETENVLKESMQELEEKQTSPNLTSRPATSSRRRTHSESEENSSDDPHSDRRKRHKSDSISLTFDESLSWCVVSGLCRERSNSSDSTDSPSIPDLDASSLSENSDWFDHSSVSDQFSVEFEVESIYSEDYSHNEEGQELTDEDDEVYQLTIYQDEESDADSFDEDPEISLADYWKCAECSEMNPPLPRHCHRCWALREDWLPDEKSNKSEKSKLESSLHLESEEGFDVPDCKKVKMTEDKEPALEENDDKAVQICESQESEEYSQPSTSSSMFCSSQEDFKEPEKREVQDKEESMESSLPITSIEPCVICQSRPKNGCIVHGKTGHLMSCFTCARKLKKRNKPCPVCRQPIQMIVLTYFS, encoded by the exons GTTAAGCCAAAGCCATTATTGTTGAAGTTGTTGAAGTTagcaggagcagaaaaagaCACTTTTACTATGAAGGAG gtaATATTCTATCTTGGCCAATATATTATGTCTAAGCAATTATATGATGAGAAACAGCAGCATATTGTGCACTGTGCAAATGATCTCCTTGGAGATTTATTTGGAGTACCAAGCTTTTCAGTAAAAGAACACAG GAGAGTATATTCAATGATATCCAGAAATCTGGTAGCAATCAATCAACAAG atgcaaCGCTTGTTAACACACCTGAGGATGATGCCAGATTTCagcttgaaacagaaaatgttttaaag GAATCCATGCAAGAGTTAGAAGAGAAGCAGACTTCACCAAACTTAACTTCTCGACCAGCAACATCATCTAGGAGGAGAACACACAGTGAATCTG aagaaaattcttcagaTGATCCACATAGTGACAGAAGAAAACGACACAAGTCAGACAGCATTTCGTTGACATTTGATGAAAGTCTCTCATGGTGTGTAGTCAGTGGACTGTGCCGTGAAAGAAGCAATAGCAGTGATTCAACAGATTCTCCTTCCATTCCT GATCTTGATGCCAGTTCACTAAGTGAAAACTCTGATTGGTTTGACCACAGTTCCGTTTCAGACCAGTTCAGTGTAGAGTTTGAAGTTGAGTCTATTTATTCAGAAGATTATAGCCACAATGAGGAAGGACAGGAGCTCACAGATGAAGATGATGAg gtatATCAGTTGACTATTTATCAAGATGAAGAAAGTGATGCTGATTCATTTGATGAAGATCCAGAGATTTCTCTAGCT GATTATTGGAAGTGTGCTGAATGTAGTGAAATGAATCCTCCGCTTCCACGACATTGCCACAGATGTTGGGCCCTTCGTGAGGACTGGCTTCCAGATGAAAAGAGTAATAAATCCgaaaaaagcaaattagaaaGTTCTTTGCACCTGGAGTCTGAAGAAGGTTTTGATGTTCCTGACtgcaagaaagtgaaaatgactGAAGATAAAGAACCAGCTTTGGAGGAAAATGATGATAAAGCAGTACAAATTTGTGAGTCCCAGGAAAGTGAAGAGTATTCTCAGCCATCTACATCTAGCAGCATGTTTTGTAGCAGTCAGGAGGACTTTAAGGAACCTGAGAAGAGAGAAGTGCAGGACAAAGAGGAAAGTATGGAATCGAGTCTGCCTATCACCAGCATAGAGCCCTGTGTCATATGTCAAAGCAGACCTAAAAATGGCTGCATAGTACATGGCAAAACAGGACATCTTATGTCATGTTTTACATGCGCGAGAAAACTTAAGAAGAGGAACAAACCCTGTCCGGTGTGCAGACAGCCCATACAGATGATTGTGCTAACTTACTTTAGTTAG
- the CPM gene encoding carboxypeptidase M isoform X3 has product MPTMNPDGFEATKVPDCYYSHGRYNKNGEDLNRNFPDAFENNNVTIQPETRAVMNWIKNETFVLSANLHGGALVASYTFDNGNSVTGSLKGYSRSPDDDVFIHLAKTYSFNHASMYRGTGCDNRQTFPEGITNGYSWYQLEGGMQDYNYVWGQCFEITLELSCCKYPPADQLEKFWRDNKVALIEYIKQVHLGIKGQVTDKNGNPIPNAIVEAKGRPHICPYRTNEHGEYFLLLLPGIYVINATVPGFKSMLKTVEITNNTDNFSALKYDFSFSEVSVRTRASSCPKTPLYQELEHASAAGKPTLHIFVLMTIMLVIFK; this is encoded by the exons ATGCCAACAATGAATCCTGATGGATTTGAAGCTACAAAAGTGCCTGATTGTTATTACTCACATGGAAG GTACAATAAGAATGGAGAAGATCTGAACCGGAATTTTCCTGATGCCTTTGAAAATAACAACGTCACCATTCAGCCAGAGACTCGAGCAGTGATGAACTggataaaaaatgaaacatttgtcCTTTCAGCAAACTTGCATGGGGGTGCCCTCGTTGCCAGTTACACATTTGATAATGGTAACTCAG TTACTGGCTCTTTAAAAGGCTATAGCAGATCTCCAGATGATGATGTTTTTATTCACCTGGCAAAAACCTATTCTTTCAACCATGCCAGCATGTACAGAGGGACAGGGTGTGACAACAGGCAAACCTTTCCAGAAGGCATTACCAATGGGTATTCGTGGTACCAGCTGGAAG GTGGAATGCAGGATTACAACTATGTCTGGGGACAATGTTTTGAAATTACGTTGGAGTTGTCATGCTGTAAATATCCCCCTGCAGACCAGCTGGAGAAGTTCTGGAGGGACAACAAAGTTGCTTTGATTGAGTATATAAAACAAGTGCATTTAG GCATCAAAGGTCAAGTTACTGATAAGAATGGGAATCCTATTCCAAACGCAATTGTGGAAGCCAAAGGAAGGCCTCATATCTGCCCTTACAGAACAAATGAACATGGAGAgtactttcttctccttttgccTGGGATATATGTGATCAAT GCTACGGTACCAGGATTTAAATCAATGCTGAAGACAGTGGAAATAACCAACAACACTGATAActtcagtgctttaaaatatgACTTCTCTTTCTCAGAAGTCTCTGTCAGAACAAGAGCTTCTTCATGTCCTAAAACTCCTCTCTACCAAGAGCTTGAACATgcttcagcagcaggaaaaccAACTTTACATATCTTCGTTTTAATGACCATTAtgcttgtgatttttaaataa
- the MDM2 gene encoding E3 ubiquitin-protein ligase Mdm2 isoform X2: MCNTKMSSLTDASSVTVSEQEALVKPKPLLLKLLKLAGAEKDTFTMKEVIFYLGQYIMSKQLYDEKQQHIVHCANDLLGDLFGVPSFSVKEHRRVYSMISRNLVAINQQDATLVNTPEDDARFQLETENVLKESMQELEEKQTSPNLTSRPATSSRRRTHSESENSSDDPHSDRRKRHKSDSISLTFDESLSWCVVSGLCRERSNSSDSTDSPSIPDLDASSLSENSDWFDHSSVSDQFSVEFEVESIYSEDYSHNEEGQELTDEDDEVYQLTIYQDEESDADSFDEDPEISLADYWKCAECSEMNPPLPRHCHRCWALREDWLPDEKSNKSEKSKLESSLHLESEEGFDVPDCKKVKMTEDKEPALEENDDKAVQICESQESEEYSQPSTSSSMFCSSQEDFKEPEKREVQDKEESMESSLPITSIEPCVICQSRPKNGCIVHGKTGHLMSCFTCARKLKKRNKPCPVCRQPIQMIVLTYFS; the protein is encoded by the exons GTTAAGCCAAAGCCATTATTGTTGAAGTTGTTGAAGTTagcaggagcagaaaaagaCACTTTTACTATGAAGGAG gtaATATTCTATCTTGGCCAATATATTATGTCTAAGCAATTATATGATGAGAAACAGCAGCATATTGTGCACTGTGCAAATGATCTCCTTGGAGATTTATTTGGAGTACCAAGCTTTTCAGTAAAAGAACACAG GAGAGTATATTCAATGATATCCAGAAATCTGGTAGCAATCAATCAACAAG atgcaaCGCTTGTTAACACACCTGAGGATGATGCCAGATTTCagcttgaaacagaaaatgttttaaag GAATCCATGCAAGAGTTAGAAGAGAAGCAGACTTCACCAAACTTAACTTCTCGACCAGCAACATCATCTAGGAGGAGAACACACAGTGAATCTG aaaattcttcagaTGATCCACATAGTGACAGAAGAAAACGACACAAGTCAGACAGCATTTCGTTGACATTTGATGAAAGTCTCTCATGGTGTGTAGTCAGTGGACTGTGCCGTGAAAGAAGCAATAGCAGTGATTCAACAGATTCTCCTTCCATTCCT GATCTTGATGCCAGTTCACTAAGTGAAAACTCTGATTGGTTTGACCACAGTTCCGTTTCAGACCAGTTCAGTGTAGAGTTTGAAGTTGAGTCTATTTATTCAGAAGATTATAGCCACAATGAGGAAGGACAGGAGCTCACAGATGAAGATGATGAg gtatATCAGTTGACTATTTATCAAGATGAAGAAAGTGATGCTGATTCATTTGATGAAGATCCAGAGATTTCTCTAGCT GATTATTGGAAGTGTGCTGAATGTAGTGAAATGAATCCTCCGCTTCCACGACATTGCCACAGATGTTGGGCCCTTCGTGAGGACTGGCTTCCAGATGAAAAGAGTAATAAATCCgaaaaaagcaaattagaaaGTTCTTTGCACCTGGAGTCTGAAGAAGGTTTTGATGTTCCTGACtgcaagaaagtgaaaatgactGAAGATAAAGAACCAGCTTTGGAGGAAAATGATGATAAAGCAGTACAAATTTGTGAGTCCCAGGAAAGTGAAGAGTATTCTCAGCCATCTACATCTAGCAGCATGTTTTGTAGCAGTCAGGAGGACTTTAAGGAACCTGAGAAGAGAGAAGTGCAGGACAAAGAGGAAAGTATGGAATCGAGTCTGCCTATCACCAGCATAGAGCCCTGTGTCATATGTCAAAGCAGACCTAAAAATGGCTGCATAGTACATGGCAAAACAGGACATCTTATGTCATGTTTTACATGCGCGAGAAAACTTAAGAAGAGGAACAAACCCTGTCCGGTGTGCAGACAGCCCATACAGATGATTGTGCTAACTTACTTTAGTTAG
- the CPM gene encoding carboxypeptidase M isoform X2 — MHGDETVGREILLHLIDFLVTNYRRDPVVTRLLNNTRIHIMPTMNPDGFEATKVPDCYYSHGRYNKNGEDLNRNFPDAFENNNVTIQPETRAVMNWIKNETFVLSANLHGGALVASYTFDNGNSVTGSLKGYSRSPDDDVFIHLAKTYSFNHASMYRGTGCDNRQTFPEGITNGYSWYQLEGGMQDYNYVWGQCFEITLELSCCKYPPADQLEKFWRDNKVALIEYIKQVHLGIKGQVTDKNGNPIPNAIVEAKGRPHICPYRTNEHGEYFLLLLPGIYVINATVPGFKSMLKTVEITNNTDNFSALKYDFSFSEVSVRTRASSCPKTPLYQELEHASAAGKPTLHIFVLMTIMLVIFK; from the exons ATGCATGGGGATGAG ACTGTTGGGAGAGAAATTCTGCTCCATTTGATAGACTTCCTGGTGACAAACTATAGACGGGACCCAGTTGTTACTCGCTTACTTAATAACACCCGGATTCATATCATGCCAACAATGAATCCTGATGGATTTGAAGCTACAAAAGTGCCTGATTGTTATTACTCACATGGAAG GTACAATAAGAATGGAGAAGATCTGAACCGGAATTTTCCTGATGCCTTTGAAAATAACAACGTCACCATTCAGCCAGAGACTCGAGCAGTGATGAACTggataaaaaatgaaacatttgtcCTTTCAGCAAACTTGCATGGGGGTGCCCTCGTTGCCAGTTACACATTTGATAATGGTAACTCAG TTACTGGCTCTTTAAAAGGCTATAGCAGATCTCCAGATGATGATGTTTTTATTCACCTGGCAAAAACCTATTCTTTCAACCATGCCAGCATGTACAGAGGGACAGGGTGTGACAACAGGCAAACCTTTCCAGAAGGCATTACCAATGGGTATTCGTGGTACCAGCTGGAAG GTGGAATGCAGGATTACAACTATGTCTGGGGACAATGTTTTGAAATTACGTTGGAGTTGTCATGCTGTAAATATCCCCCTGCAGACCAGCTGGAGAAGTTCTGGAGGGACAACAAAGTTGCTTTGATTGAGTATATAAAACAAGTGCATTTAG GCATCAAAGGTCAAGTTACTGATAAGAATGGGAATCCTATTCCAAACGCAATTGTGGAAGCCAAAGGAAGGCCTCATATCTGCCCTTACAGAACAAATGAACATGGAGAgtactttcttctccttttgccTGGGATATATGTGATCAAT GCTACGGTACCAGGATTTAAATCAATGCTGAAGACAGTGGAAATAACCAACAACACTGATAActtcagtgctttaaaatatgACTTCTCTTTCTCAGAAGTCTCTGTCAGAACAAGAGCTTCTTCATGTCCTAAAACTCCTCTCTACCAAGAGCTTGAACATgcttcagcagcaggaaaaccAACTTTACATATCTTCGTTTTAATGACCATTAtgcttgtgatttttaaataa